The genomic stretch atcccggtggactgaagatccgaaagggcggtccaggcaaaagagggattgaaacgaataactgcgtctcgcatgatcgtttgtgcgttggttaaggcatcatggataatacccggtggggatcaatcagaagcgtcttgttcagaaggcagaaagcacggagagtctgaggacatatggggtgtaaccgagttggaactcgatgagatcacgggtttcacattgccattaggatagatttttccttttgtgcgtaattacctcttttcaggaattgcatcctttgtattgctcaatttgagccacacttttcaaatcaataaaatgcatattcagtcaaataattttgtttttgtttttcattaccgctttgattgcaaaaacacacaattattgtgataaagaatctttgcattttaagacatacaggtcccttccaatgcatgcttataagattgaaaattggaaatcttattcggaaggttgagtgacccaagtgttgaaatcttgacacgcctggggcacggttttatctaacgatctcttttgcaggtgctgttaggtattttcactcacctgcaggttgtgatgtggaagctttgacaaaacaaatccccatggagtccaatcagggacgaatgaatagagGAACGGTGGAAAAGACGACgggacgtacgacgatcctggatattaatcaagaagactcttcaaagtcggaaaattgaaaagtttGGGTAAATCCCAGAGGTTCAttctccgtcgagtacggagcagtttggaatacaagatgatggagccgaaaagtccagacgagtctgggagctctcaaaattggaaagctgacagtgGAGTTGGATATTGGATACCAAGGTTCGGCGAATCGGTGGGTGTTTGGTACCGGACTTTCCTCATCTCCTCAAGCAGAGTCAGAACGACTAATCCCCCAGCAGATGCAAGGTCTCCCTAGCAGGGTCAGAACGACTAATCACGATAAGGCATCCACTCCAATCCACTTCCACATCACcaatcttcatctgttttggagTTTTGGACATTGAAAAGCACGATTCATCATCTGCCATATCCATAAGGTTAGAACTCGAAATTCTTAATTGCTTAAATCGTGATATGGATTTGATAGGTCTTTGATCGTAGAACAGCATGCTGCTTGTGGTTTTGATTTTAGTTGAGAATTGGATGAGATATCGTGATTTGAACTTTGACCTAGGAAGtttcttttgctcgatccggttAGCACAGTTAGAGTTAGGTCAAACTAATTGCATATTCATGATGTGCATGTTCAGACGGTTTCATTGATGTATAGCATGTTTATTTTGGTGAGAAAAAGTTCATATGTGATTTCTGGAAATTGTTGGATGTTCCTGAGCAAGAACGATGGCCAAGCAGCGTTTGATCCACTTTTTTTCCATTTCGTTTTTAAATTCTTGTTTACCGCTGAAAATGACGAATCACAAGGCGCCAACACATTAAGTGgaacgaccgtgttttggtctTGATCTCAGTAATTACAATTGTGCCATTTTCAGattaatttcatttcatttctttttctttttcaatttttatttcattttgatcaatgatcttagaaaatccatatctaattcatttcttgtccaaattttgtgaggttttttgAATTATTCTCCTTATGATGTGTagtttttaatggtgatttttatgatttttgtgcacgtgtgaaaaaataaattgcttagggattgtttggatgtaTGCTTCATGTATATGCTTTGCCATTtcactcataaaatgatgatgcttccatagaaatgcttgaaattttttgtgcatgttctggactctttgctggtgattttgatgtatagtttgtaatttttggatccctggttgatgagatatgaattttttattagaggtgtgacaatttgtgtcacaccatgcttgatgaatttcatgattttgTTTGATGTTCTTGTGAACATTGGATTGagccaaatttttgcatgattgagcatttggatgttgagaatacatgtgaatttttctggatttattgatggcatttcctatttgattggaatttttccctctgtttggtcatttgttgattttttgtgacacatgttggcatttgatttgtgaaattctggtcattaattggatgagtgtgaaatttggaATGAGCATTGTAtatacattataggtcattgtggttttgatcccattcatttatcatatttcatttctgttttatgattattggaagttgatgattgttttgatgccttgtgttggcttgcttgaacttgtctgaactttatgaatttaatttccatacttccattggtccaaatgagctgaaaattgatatggtactcattgaatgtgttctgtttaggttggaatttttgtggaatttattgagctgttttgatattgatttgagtgtgatcattctgtttgctcatatgtggttcacaaTTGCATAGTTTGACTTAATTTGTatgtgaaatggatttggtgcatagttttggtgtgagaccaattggattctctttttgcttgataaatattggttttgattaattttcacttgctgttttgaatttttcacctcctttggaccctaggcttgtcctagtggtcttgtttctcacttttgaattgtgtttcaggttgagatgcaaatgccttaaaggagaatgatgcaagttaattgagtttgatttggataattgctgtgaactaacttgtgtgttttgtaggatgcttggctcacttgagttgattgtgctttgcacattgcattgttttttgtacattgtctgttgattcttatgctgtttgttttgactgtgtgattggtatactgactgtgcttgattgattccaggtaccatagtcgctttagttctttaagaacttgttgtgctactgcttggttgtataaaccaattgaggtagactctcttgtctccatatagtctggaagacctggcttaTTATTTAGCCAGACAACTctctgaagtcctccttaagaggcgatgtttgtgattgtttatatttgtccccaagcaggtaaagacctctatgaggcaattggcggaacccaagagatatgcaatctatctcccgctattctgttgagtcgtccctctgctcacaccactgtgttgatgcattgggacattaacccaagatcttgtacatttgtacagtcgagtcagtgtcttgagtgtagaagggttcctccattctggacccacgctcctttgtctgaagctctccctggccagggataagagctgtgaagtctcatcttcactcacctttcatctgcttcaccctgactctcgatgtcagggttaagagcgaacactaccctgtacagttgacttgcctcggcagtccacccttgtttgagcctcacttgattggatatagtgtgtgctatgtgaatgtttgctttattttgattgagcatgtgtgttttgctttttcctggttaggattagcttgctgttgagcaagttaggtgtctccccttggtttctggctagaatttctttcccgttcaggggaactacgtcgccctgatcctcataccagatgaggtacgtaggcaggagaccgtgtgaggtctctccgggcacttttttttccttttttgtgtgtgtgcttgacagttataggctcgagttcccgactccctattaaattgttggttgttgtgtgtcaggatatggatgtaagcccaacgactggctgtccgtatcctgattgtgtgtttgtttggttcggaagccgatgtaagtccagcgattggccttcgggttccaggtttgcctgtgtttgtgtgtgtcttgtttggcgtgcgtgagccgaactacggcagctctgattctcgttccagacgagatacgtaggcatatgacgcgatgtcctagcgagccctctcccctattcttccacctgtgttgtcttcagtgtgtgtgtgtgatgtttgttttagcaaccttttctttcttttagagcgtggatcccgtcgagtacgacggacatgaggggtgctaataccttccccttgcgtaaccgactcccgatcccttctctttggtcgcgagaccatgcttttcccaggtttactctgagcgtttcctttccctccttttgggataaataacgcacggtggcggctctgtgttgtttttgtttcagcccgccggttgtttttcgcggatgcgacaatatggaccccattttagataagctcttcgtattgcatccacttgatttggtggatattgccaaatcgaatgacgctttccaggatcgcgttccaaagaattttcaaaaccatgatgctcttcaattgttggattcttAAGAACTGTTTCAtattcggatgtcgggattataatttcttcactattagaaattaggagcaacaatgattaaataaaccttattactGTGTATAACTATATTTCAAAATTACAGTattatgaattggcttaataaacctcatatagattattttaacacatcaagaaagaagaatcctaaaaatctcaaaaacacaaatcaagcaatcactttaatttgttactttttataaaagaagaatgaataaagttttttacctgttagatgtcgatcactttaatctgttccggttctggtgccggtagcaaacccatatgagaaagaaaggaaaggtaggAGTTTTTTAtcttatctgtattttaacctaactttgaatgaaaaagaaaaaataaaaattaattttaatttaaaataaggatgttttagtaatttaatatatataaattaaaaataaataaaaagttgaggggtggtcgtggccttcccacgtcccccctcagttccgccactgATCCTAAGTATCCGCATAAGAAACAATATAACTGTTGCCCGGATAATCTTTCCAACATTTAGTCCATGAACGAAAGCGGGAAATGATCTTTTCTTGTTGCCTGATTGAGTcttctataatcaatgcacatatGCCATCCGGTTACTGTCcgggttggaatcaactcatttttctcgTTTGTTATCACTGTCATACCACCTTTCTTTGGTATTACTTGCACATGACTCACCCAAGCACTATCCTAAATTGGATAGATCATTCATGCTTCTAACAACTTGACTACCTCTTTGCGTACGACTTCTTTCATTGTTGGATTCAAATGCCACTATGGTTGGGCAATTGGTTTGTAATTCTCTTCCATCATGATGTTATGCATACAATATGATGGACTTATGCCCTTCAAATCTGATAGCACCCAACCGGTTGCGCCTTGATTTTCCTTAAGAACTTGGATAAGCTTCTTTTCTTCATGGCTGGCCAGAAATTTGCTAATTATTACCGGTTTCTTGCATTCATCATCAAGGAACACACACTTCAAGTGATCCGGTAATAATTTCAATTCCAATTTGGTGTTCTTTTCCCCAAAATTTTCGTTTAATTCCTAAATTTTTGCCTCTTTCAATGGTATTTCTTTTACTGAATCAAGTTCTATTAAACATTCATTGAGTTCCTTTTCTTCTTTCGGATCAATGACATTAAAAACATTCATGAGGGCTCTTTCTAATGGTGTTGTCAAGTGTGTTTGTTTTTGTATTTTCACTATTTCTTCATCAATTGTATCAACTCGAAAACAAGCTCTCTTATCCTTGGAATGTTTCATGGCGTCAAAGAGGTTGAAGGTAACTTCTTCATCTTGAACACGTACTTTCATTAAACCATCATAAATAGTAATCATCGTGCatgcggttttcatgaatggaCGTCCTAAAATTAGTGGTACATCATTATCTTCCTCTATATCCATGCCAATAAAATCGATAGGGAATAAAAACTTATCTACCTTGACCAACACGTCTTCGGCAATACCTGATGTCTTTGTGACTGATTTGTCGGCTAGTTGCAAAGTCATCCAAATATTCTTCATATCCAAATCACCAATTCTTCGTACTACTGAGAGTGGAATGAGTTTTATACTTGAGCCAAGATCAATCAATGCTTTCCCAACGTTTATGTTCCCAATTGCGACAGGTAACATAACTCTTCCTggatctttttctttttgtggAAGTGTTCGTTGAATGATCGC from Lathyrus oleraceus cultivar Zhongwan6 chromosome 7, CAAS_Psat_ZW6_1.0, whole genome shotgun sequence encodes the following:
- the LOC127102151 gene encoding uncharacterized protein LOC127102151, whose translation is MKEILTKKRRIIDEETIHFDASCNAIIQRTLPQKEKDPGRVMLPVAIGNINVGKALIDLGSSIKLIPLSVVRRIGDLDMKNIWMTLQLADKSVTKTSGIAEDVLVKVDKFLFPIDFIGMDIEEDNDVPLILGRPFMKTACTMITIYDGLMKVRVQDEEVTFNLFDAMKHSKDKRACFRVDTIDEEIVKIQKQTHLTTPLERALMNVFNVIDPKEEKELNECLIELDSVKEIPLKEAKI